A genome region from Legionella sp. PC997 includes the following:
- a CDS encoding HlyD family secretion protein, producing the protein MNNPTLLKKSILHKWRNKTHSWKRFLIVLSLTLITLASIYFWTLAQRYVSTEDAYINGNVVQIASRVTGPVKHLYVENNQFVEKGQLLFELDRTPFEVAVEQAEAQYLIDKTNLQHAEATSIRTRELVKSEVMSRQAGDDVKAKLKSAKAALRLSEAKLKEAKLRLSYARVLAPTSGWVSNLSLRVGNVVSENQPLFAMIDDTTFWVDANFKETELEHIQPNQRATIKIDMYPHKQFIGVVNSISGGSGTAFSLMPPQNATGNWVKVTQRVPVRVQIIKPDSQYPLRLGTSAKVSIDLQSKQVSKTS; encoded by the coding sequence ATGAATAACCCAACCCTTCTGAAGAAATCAATCCTGCACAAGTGGCGCAATAAAACGCATTCATGGAAACGTTTTCTAATCGTCTTAAGTCTCACATTAATCACCTTAGCCAGCATTTATTTCTGGACTCTTGCTCAACGGTATGTCAGTACAGAAGATGCCTATATTAATGGAAATGTAGTCCAAATTGCATCCCGAGTAACCGGCCCGGTAAAACACCTCTATGTGGAGAACAATCAATTTGTTGAAAAAGGGCAACTGCTGTTTGAGTTAGACCGCACGCCTTTTGAAGTCGCAGTGGAACAAGCTGAGGCCCAATATCTCATTGATAAGACCAATCTGCAACATGCCGAAGCCACTTCCATTCGAACCCGAGAGTTAGTCAAAAGCGAAGTGATGTCTCGTCAAGCCGGAGATGATGTTAAAGCAAAACTTAAAAGCGCCAAAGCAGCTTTGAGACTTTCAGAAGCCAAACTCAAAGAAGCCAAATTGAGACTATCCTATGCCCGTGTGCTCGCTCCAACAAGTGGTTGGGTGAGCAACCTGTCTCTCAGGGTGGGCAATGTCGTTTCAGAAAACCAGCCCCTGTTTGCGATGATTGATGACACCACCTTTTGGGTGGATGCTAATTTTAAAGAAACAGAACTGGAACACATCCAACCAAATCAACGAGCAACCATTAAAATCGACATGTATCCCCATAAACAATTCATTGGGGTGGTCAACAGCATTAGCGGTGGAAGCGGCACGGCGTTTTCATTAATGCCACCACAAAATGCCACTGGAAACTGGGTCAAAGTAACACAACGCGTCCCTGTCCGCGTGCAAATCATCAAACCGGACTCCCAATATCCTTTGCGCCTGGGCACTTCAGCCAAGGTATCCATCGATTTACAGTCCAAGCAAGTGAGTAAAACCTCATGA
- a CDS encoding DHA2 family efflux MFS transporter permease subunit, which yields MNNPSDSLSASQRWIITVAIMAATLMQVLDTTIVNVALPHMQGSLGASPDEITWTLTSYLVASAIFMPLTGYFTDRFGRKAYLLLSIIGFTLTSALCGAATSIVQMVVFRLLQGIFGAGLVPLSQAILTDIFPDNERGKAMAIWGMGVMVGPILGPSLGGYLTDIASWRWTFYVNIPFGIAATLMVFHFVPDTLKKERKMDWIGMILIALAVGSIQYVLDRGNQMDWFAALDIRTATFLGLISLCGFIAYSIKNKSNALFDLSIFQDRNFVLSSLLLAILGLGMYGTMVIQPQMLQGLLNYPVLIAGLIMAPRGIASMFSMMIVGKLINQVQPRWLISIGVLLSASGIYITTHYSQEVSLAWLIWPLILQGFGLGLIFVPLSSVAFSTLPVSSRAEAAGLYSLLRTIGSSVGISITITFLSRHTQMAWNQIAGSIQPYNPALMEYLRPWHLKATDPQAAALLLNELGKQSLMLSYINTFAFIMWSFLIMLPFVLLLKQNNSPATSIVSE from the coding sequence ATGAATAATCCTTCGGACTCTTTATCCGCCTCACAACGCTGGATAATTACCGTAGCCATCATGGCAGCTACCCTGATGCAAGTATTGGACACGACCATAGTTAATGTCGCACTGCCTCATATGCAGGGTTCATTAGGCGCAAGCCCCGATGAAATAACCTGGACCTTAACCAGTTATTTAGTAGCTTCTGCCATTTTCATGCCTTTAACCGGTTATTTTACAGATAGGTTTGGCCGAAAAGCCTACCTTCTTTTATCAATTATAGGGTTTACCCTTACCTCCGCTTTGTGTGGTGCAGCAACCTCTATCGTACAAATGGTGGTATTTAGATTGCTTCAAGGCATTTTTGGTGCTGGGTTGGTTCCTTTATCCCAAGCCATTTTGACTGACATTTTTCCAGATAATGAACGCGGTAAAGCCATGGCCATTTGGGGTATGGGCGTCATGGTAGGCCCTATCTTAGGTCCGTCGCTGGGTGGGTATCTTACTGACATTGCCAGTTGGCGATGGACATTTTATGTCAATATTCCATTTGGGATTGCGGCAACACTGATGGTATTCCATTTTGTTCCGGATACTCTTAAAAAGGAACGCAAGATGGATTGGATTGGCATGATACTCATTGCGTTGGCAGTAGGCTCCATTCAATATGTTCTTGATCGCGGCAATCAAATGGATTGGTTTGCCGCCTTGGATATTCGCACTGCCACATTTTTAGGTCTCATCAGTTTATGTGGATTCATAGCGTACAGCATCAAAAACAAATCCAATGCCCTCTTTGACCTTTCTATTTTTCAAGATCGTAATTTTGTTCTTTCCAGTCTATTACTGGCCATCTTGGGATTGGGTATGTATGGAACAATGGTTATCCAACCCCAAATGCTACAAGGTTTACTGAATTATCCCGTTTTAATCGCAGGATTAATCATGGCGCCCCGCGGGATTGCCAGTATGTTCAGCATGATGATTGTTGGTAAATTAATTAATCAAGTTCAACCTCGCTGGTTAATTTCGATAGGAGTGTTACTCAGTGCTTCCGGGATTTATATCACGACTCATTACTCCCAAGAGGTTAGTCTAGCCTGGCTCATTTGGCCATTAATACTCCAAGGATTTGGATTGGGCTTGATTTTCGTTCCATTATCCTCTGTAGCATTTTCAACCTTACCGGTTTCTTCTCGTGCCGAAGCGGCTGGACTGTACAGCCTATTACGTACCATAGGCTCTTCTGTAGGGATTTCCATTACTATCACCTTCTTAAGTCGCCACACTCAAATGGCCTGGAATCAAATCGCAGGCTCAATTCAACCCTACAATCCAGCATTAATGGAATACCTACGCCCCTGGCATCTTAAAGCCACGGATCCACAAGCCGCTGCCTTATTATTGAATGAGCTAGGTAAACAATCGCTAATGCTCTCTTATATCAATACATTCGCGTTTATCATGTGGAGTTTTCTGATTATGTTACCTTTTGTATTATTGTTGAAACAAAATAATTCGCCAGCTACCTCTATTGTCAGCGAGTGA
- a CDS encoding FIST signal transduction protein, with amino-acid sequence MKIQSFQYIQNLGWSIQKFPELDSESTFVLVFASPNFRNNAKPIEQLAQAYKKSKIIGCSTAGEILGPNIFDNSISVAVVQFESTKLQLAKAEVKRTEDSYEAGAQLAKLLHQHQKPKGIFILSDGLHVNGSELIKGLNKHSAKEVIITGGLAGDGADFKNTWLIYEGQIVDHCIAAIGFYGEQIHIGYGSQGGWDIFGPERFITHSKGNILYELDHQPALKLYKAYLGERASELPASGLLYPLAIRNYFDPDSQYIVRTILGIDENSQSLVFAGDVPQGYHARLMRANFDRLIESANDASESANNLLFENRDLKEEPVLAIDISCVGRRLLLGERTEEETETTLQSMPKGSTQIGFYSYGELSPLTVGNCELHNQTMTITLLLENHR; translated from the coding sequence ATGAAAATTCAATCTTTTCAATACATCCAAAATCTGGGATGGAGCATTCAGAAATTTCCTGAACTGGACTCCGAAAGTACATTCGTTTTAGTTTTTGCCAGTCCAAACTTTAGAAATAATGCAAAACCAATTGAACAATTAGCCCAAGCTTATAAAAAATCAAAAATCATAGGTTGTTCCACCGCAGGGGAAATTTTGGGGCCTAATATTTTTGATAACAGTATTTCCGTTGCTGTGGTTCAATTTGAATCCACAAAACTACAGCTCGCAAAGGCTGAAGTAAAAAGAACTGAAGATTCTTACGAGGCCGGTGCCCAATTGGCAAAATTATTGCATCAACATCAGAAACCCAAGGGTATTTTTATTTTGTCTGACGGCTTACATGTTAATGGTTCCGAATTAATCAAGGGCTTAAACAAACACTCAGCTAAAGAAGTCATTATTACTGGAGGACTTGCTGGTGACGGTGCTGATTTTAAAAATACCTGGCTTATCTATGAAGGACAAATCGTTGACCACTGCATTGCAGCCATAGGGTTTTATGGCGAGCAAATCCACATAGGATATGGGTCGCAAGGCGGTTGGGATATTTTTGGTCCAGAAAGATTCATTACCCACTCTAAAGGAAATATTCTTTATGAATTAGACCATCAACCGGCATTAAAACTCTATAAAGCTTATCTTGGTGAGAGGGCTTCTGAATTACCGGCTTCTGGTTTGCTTTACCCACTTGCTATCCGTAATTATTTTGATCCAGATTCTCAGTATATTGTACGCACTATTTTGGGTATTGATGAAAACAGCCAATCCTTAGTTTTTGCTGGAGACGTACCTCAAGGATACCATGCTCGATTAATGCGTGCCAATTTTGATAGACTCATTGAAAGTGCGAATGATGCAAGTGAAAGCGCTAATAATCTTCTTTTTGAAAATAGGGACTTAAAAGAAGAGCCCGTTTTGGCAATTGATATTAGTTGTGTTGGCAGAAGACTACTATTAGGTGAGCGCACTGAGGAAGAAACAGAAACTACATTGCAATCAATGCCCAAGGGATCAACTCAAATTGGCTTTTACTCTTATGGTGAATTGTCACCATTGACCGTTGGCAATTGTGAATTACATAACCAAACAATGACCATTACTCTTTTATTAGAGAACCATAGGTAA
- a CDS encoding MarR family winged helix-turn-helix transcriptional regulator gives MSYKSLVNNGLYNMNAFPMVLYETAATWRNLLDKRLKPLGLSQAKWRALLLLSMTKYPLTQIQLAKKLGIEAPTIVGLIDRLTKEGWVIRQDADYDRRVKVICLTEKATLTLDQIQNTAEELSKELLAPLSEAELEACIATLQKIKKTAEESYE, from the coding sequence ATGAGTTACAAATCATTAGTTAACAACGGGCTATACAATATGAACGCGTTCCCTATGGTATTATATGAAACCGCAGCCACTTGGCGAAATTTACTTGATAAACGCTTAAAACCATTAGGCCTTAGCCAGGCAAAATGGCGGGCATTGCTCCTTCTCTCCATGACGAAATACCCATTGACACAAATCCAACTTGCTAAAAAGCTAGGCATTGAGGCGCCGACTATTGTCGGTTTAATCGATCGCCTCACTAAAGAAGGATGGGTGATTCGACAAGATGCAGACTACGATCGCCGCGTCAAAGTCATCTGCCTTACTGAAAAAGCCACATTGACTCTTGACCAGATACAAAATACCGCAGAGGAACTTTCTAAGGAATTACTTGCTCCTTTATCTGAAGCAGAATTAGAAGCATGTATTGCCACACTACAAAAAATTAAGAAAACCGCCGAGGAATCTTATGAATAA